The proteins below are encoded in one region of Campylobacter rectus:
- a CDS encoding EamA family transporter, whose amino-acid sequence MQEWALWALASAVFAALTAIFAKVGLEGIDSNFATFIRTLVIAAALVLFLTYAKKWQPPGELSARNWLFLTLSGLATGASWLAYFKALQMGSASQVAPIDKLSLVLVVIFAVMFLGERPSVREWLGIALIASGVFTLVFADK is encoded by the coding sequence ATGCAAGAATGGGCTTTGTGGGCGTTGGCTTCGGCGGTTTTTGCCGCGCTTACGGCGATTTTCGCTAAGGTCGGGCTTGAGGGCATCGACTCAAATTTCGCGACTTTTATCAGGACGCTCGTTATCGCCGCGGCGCTGGTTTTGTTTCTCACGTATGCTAAAAAGTGGCAGCCGCCGGGCGAGCTAAGCGCGCGAAACTGGCTATTTTTGACGCTTAGCGGACTTGCGACAGGAGCGTCGTGGCTGGCGTATTTTAAAGCGCTTCAGATGGGCTCTGCGTCGCAGGTAGCGCCGATAGACAAGCTTAGTCTCGTTTTGGTCGTTATTTTTGCGGTTATGTTTTTAGGCGAGCGCCCGAGCGTCAGAGAGTGGCTAGGTATCGCGCTGATCGCTAGCGGCGTTTTTACGCTGGTTTTTGCAGATAAATAG